One genomic segment of Gopherus flavomarginatus isolate rGopFla2 chromosome 11, rGopFla2.mat.asm, whole genome shotgun sequence includes these proteins:
- the ASIP gene encoding agouti-signaling protein translates to MEDKNFFLALFLCSILLSTAYSHMIFEENRDTNLATSNKMKLPDLPSISIVELTKTSRKVSRKEAEKKKESKRKTQKRKSRRPRPTLPANCVATWKNCKPPSPPCCDVCTFCHCRLFQTVCYCRVGNPNC, encoded by the exons ATGGAAGATAAGAACTTCTTCCTTGCTTTATTTCTCTGCTCCATTTTGCTTTCAACTGCCTATTCACACATGATCTTTGAGGAGAACAGAGACACCAATCTGGCAACCAGCAACAAAATGAAACTCCCAGATCTCCCATCCATCTCTATAGTAG AATTAACCAAAACATCCCGAAAAGTAagcaggaaagaggcagagaagaagaaagaatCCAAG AGAAAGACCCAGAAAAGAAAATCCCGCAGGCCCCGGCCCACACTCCCAGCTAATTGTGTGGCTACTTGGAAAAACTGCAAGCCACCCTCTCCCCCATGCTGTGATGTCTGCACCTTCTGCCACTGCCGGCTTTTTCAGACTGTCTGCTACTGCCGAGTAGGAAATCCAAACTGCTAA